One Pseudomonas sp. HOU2 genomic window carries:
- a CDS encoding response regulator transcription factor, producing the protein MTLVSIDSPRILAIEDDPVLGAYVHEHLGRSGFAVTWCQNGQEGLNIARHQPFDVVLMDILLPGLDGLKVLTQLRQSHSTPVLLMSALGAEADRISGFRLGADDYLPKPFSMAELHVRIEAILRRVALDRRPAAIAPAAIHGALRFDDEQCEVFYNAQAAGLTRSEYRLLETLNRNDEEVLSKAFLYQHVLQRGYAAHDRSLDMHISQIRRKLKAIGYTEREVRTVWGKGYVLSASDESL; encoded by the coding sequence ATGACTCTTGTCTCCATCGATTCGCCACGCATTCTTGCCATCGAGGACGACCCGGTGCTGGGCGCCTACGTTCACGAACATCTGGGCCGTAGCGGCTTTGCGGTGACCTGGTGCCAGAACGGTCAGGAGGGGCTGAACATCGCGCGTCACCAGCCGTTCGACGTGGTGCTGATGGACATTCTGTTGCCGGGGCTCGACGGCCTGAAGGTGCTGACGCAATTGCGTCAAAGCCATTCGACGCCAGTGCTGCTGATGTCGGCGCTGGGCGCCGAGGCCGATCGCATCAGCGGCTTTCGTCTGGGCGCCGATGACTACCTGCCCAAGCCGTTCAGCATGGCCGAGTTGCATGTGCGCATTGAAGCCATTCTGCGTCGGGTGGCGCTGGATCGGCGCCCGGCAGCCATTGCACCAGCGGCGATCCACGGCGCACTGCGTTTCGACGACGAACAATGCGAAGTCTTCTATAACGCGCAAGCCGCCGGCCTGACCCGAAGCGAATACCGTTTGCTGGAAACCCTCAATCGCAACGACGAAGAAGTGCTGAGCAAGGCTTTCCTTTATCAGCACGTTTTGCAGCGCGGCTACGCGGCCCACGACCGCAGCCTCGACATGCACATCAGCCAGATCCGCCGCAAACTCAAGGCCATCGGTTACACCGAGCGGGAAGTGCGCACGGTGTGGGGCAAGGGTTATGTGCTGAGTGCGTCCGATGAAAGTCTCTGA